Within the Enterobacter roggenkampii genome, the region AACCCGAGCAAAAGCTCACCAAAAACAAACCGATCACCGATGACCACCTAAAAGAGTTTGTTGAGCTGTATAACAGCCGCGAAACAACTGAGCGTTCCTGGAGAGTTTCAGCCAGTAAATTAGCTGAAGACTATGACCTATCTGCTAAAAACCCAGCCAAACAGAAAGATGCCGAGCATTTAGCGCCCAGCGATATTCTCAAACAGATCCGCACCAAGGAAAAACTGGTATCTGGCCTGTTGGATGAAATAGAAGATCTGTTGGCGGAGAAATAAGCATGGAGCAGGTTTTATACAAATTGCCGGATGGGTGGGAGTGGAAACGTATTGAAGAAGTTTTCACAATCACTAGCGGAAAGAACCTCACTAAAAAAGATATGGCCGATGAGGGAAAATTTTCGGTATATGGCGGTAATGGAATAGCTGGTAGATATAATGATTTCAACCTGAGTGGTTCGAACATCATTATTGGTCGGGTCGGCGCACTTTGCGGTAATGTTCGCTTGGTCAATGGTGATATATGGGTTACGGATAACGCGTTTTTCATTAAAGAATATAAGGTAGATATATTGAAGGAGTATCTCGCACAGGTACTCTCAGCGTTGAACCTTGGGGAAACGGCAAACAAGGCTGCTCAACCTGTAATCTCGTACAAAGGAATAAAAGATTTAGTCATTCCTTACCCACCATTGGATGAACAAAAACGCATTGTCGAAAAACTCGACGCACTGCTCAACCGCATCGACACCGCCATCGAGCATTTGCAGGAAAGCGTCACATTGGCTGATGCGCTGTCAAAAAACGGGCTGTCAGAAATATTCGAGAGCCTAAAAGATCGTTATGAGGTCGTACCCCTATCATCTGTCGTAAAAATTAATAGTGGCATTGCGTTACCGAAACTTTTTAAAAACGGTTTCAGCGATGGTGACATTCCATTTTTCAAAGTGGCACAAATGAACAACCACCATGAAACTATGGTTGCACCAGAGATAACATTTAATGAAACCGTTGCCAAAGAACACAAAATAAAGCTATTTCCTAAGGGCAGCACTCTGATTCCCAAAAGAGGTGGGGCAATCCTAACCAATAAAAAGAGAATGCTACTTGAGGATGCGTCATATGACAGCAACATCATGGGGTTAAAAGCTGACGAATCTAAAATTTCCGACGAGTACCTCTTCGCCTTCATGCGGACAATAGATTTAGCAAATTTCGTCGACGCAAGTACGATCCCGCAAGTTAACAACAAACACATTGATCAAATGCAAATCCCTCTGGCAAGTATCGAGGAACAGGCTGACGTGGTTAGCCGCGTAAACTTGTTGGTTAAAAAAGTCGAAACAATGAATTCTGAAATTCAAAGACAACTGGATGATTTGCAAGCTTTGAAAAGTTCAATTCTCGATTCCGCCTTTAAAGGCGAGCTCTAAGGAGGGAGTATGAGTTTACAAACCAATCTCAAAGGTCGCTTACGCAACACTTCTTTACCTAAGAGTCATGGCCTGATGCCTGTTTTTGAGGCGGTAGTAAACTCTATTCACTCGATTGAAGAAAAAGGTAATAGCGATAACGGTAAGGTTATTCTTCGGATCAACCGTGCTACTCAGGAGAGTCTAGATTTCGATGCCAAATCGCTACCCCCTATCTTGGGTTTCACCATAACTGACAATGGTTGTGGTTTTAATGAAACCAACTTTAAGTCATTTGAAACACTGGATTCCGACCACAAAATTGACAAAGGCTGCCGAGGTGTAGGTCGCTTGATGTGGTTGAAGGTGTTTGATCTTGTTGAAGTAGAAAGCCATTTTGTCGATGGGGATGGCCATCTCAAAAAGCGTGTATTTCGCTTTAACGATAAATCAGGCGTCCACAGTGAAAATATTCAGGTAGCTACCGAACAACAACCAGATTCTCAAATCAAACTGGTGGGATTTGATGAAAGTTATCGAAAGCAGGTACCAACCAAGGGACTAACCGTAGCTAATCAGCTACTTGAACATGTGCTATGGTACTTTGTTCGTCGAGGCAGTGCACCCAAGATACTGGTAGAAGATGCAGGAGAAGTGTTCGACCTTGACCTCCTACTCGAAGAGCATATGCACGCTAGTGCATTTCTCGAAACGATAAAAATACGCGATTATGCATTCGACCTAACTCATATCAAGTTTCGTGCATCGGTAAATAAAAAGCATCAGTTAGCTTTATGCGCAGCTAATCGATTGGTTAAAGAAGAATCCATTCAAGGAAAAATTCCCGGCTTGTACGGCAAAATATCTGACGAATCGGGGGAATTTACCTATACCTGTTACGTGTCTTCAGGCTACTTAGATGAGCGTGTACGTAGCGAGCGCACCTCTTTTGATATTGCCGAAAACGTAGAGGACATGCTCAACGAAGTAAGCTTTAAAGATATTCGCGATGCAGTGCTCGCACGCACGAAAGAATATCTGCAAGATGTTTTGGCAGAAAATGTCTCAGCCGGTCGTAAACGCGTAGATGATTTTATTAATAGCCATGCACCCCGATACCGGCCTATTGCTCACTATGTTGCAGAAGAACAGCTCATTGTTGACCCAGAAAAGTCGGACAAAGACTTAGAGTTACATCTACATGCTCAGTGGTATGAGGTCGAGAGACAATTAGTCAGTGAGGGTCATGACATCATGCAACCTCAAAATGAGGAGCATATAGAGCAGTACAAGGAACGACTGAGCGAGTATCTGCAAAAAGCTGAAGACCTTAAACAATCAGATCTCGCTAATTACGTATCCCATCGAAAGGTCATTATTGATCTGCTGCAAAAATCCATCGAGCGACTGGATGATGGCAAGTATGCTCGTGAGGATATGATTCATGAGTTAATCATGCCTATGCGTAAAGATTCCAGTGAGGTTTTACTGGATTCTTGCAATCTTTGGCTGATCGACGAACGTTTAGCATTTCACAACTATTTGGCTTCCGACAAAACTTTGAATGCGATGCCGATTACTCGTAATGATTCGACAAAGGAACCGGATTTACTCAGCCTAAGAGTGTTTGATAACCCACTGCTTGTTAATGATCAAAATAGCTTTCCCTTGGCATCTATCACTGTGGTCGAGATCAAACGCTCAATGCGCAACGACATGCGCGAAGGCGCAGATAAAGACCCGATTGATCAGGCACTTAGTTATTTAGAGCGAATACGCGAGGGAAAAGTAACGACAAAATCAGGCCGCCCAATACCCGGCAACAACGATATCCCAGGGTATTGCTATGTGCTTTGTGACCTGACTGAGTCCATGCATCGCCGCTGTCGCCGAGCCAATCTGCGCATTACATCTGACGGAATGGGTTATTTCGGTTACAACGAACCATCCCATGCCTACATCGAAGTCATTAGTTTCGACCAGTTAGTAAAGGCAGCCAAAGAACGAAACCGTGCATTCTTTGACAAGCTTGGACTTCCCTCTATGTAAGTAAAAAGGTTGATTGCATGACAGATAATATCCCCCAAGCTCCTCATGGTGAGTTTGTTCTTTTCACCAGTGCTGACGGTCAAACCCGCGTTGAGTGTCGTTTTGAGTCTGACACGTTGTGGCTTTCTCAGGCTGCAATGGCTGAGCTTTATGATAAAGACGTTCGCACAATCAATGAGCATCTAATCAATATCTACAACGAGGGTGAACTTGTACAAAACGCAACCATCCGGAAATTCCGGATAGTTCGATTGGAAGGTACTCGCCAAGTATCTCGCGAGATCGACCACTACAATCTCGATGCCATTCTGTCTGTTGGCTACAGAGTTCGTTCGCAACGTGGAACACAGTTCCGCCAATGGGCAACGCAAGTCCTGAAAGAATACCTGATTAAGGGATTTGCCATGGATGACGAGCGCCTCAAAAATCCACCCGTTGGTCACTCTGCGGTGCCTGACTACTTTGACGAGATGCTGGAACGCATTCGCGATATCCGAGCCAGTGAGCGTCGCGTTTATCTGCGGGTGAAAGAAATCTTTACCATGGCTGCTGATTACGAGCCATCTAACCAAGAGACCAACCGCTTCTTCCAAACCATTCAGAACAAACTGCATTATGCTTGTACGCATATGACGGCTGCTGAGCTTATCGCCAGCCGTGTGGATGCCAGTAAGCCGGATATGGGCTTAACCAGCTATAAAAGCGATGAAGTTCGCAAGACTGACGTTACTGTTGCCAAGAACTATTTGCGTGAAGACGAAATCAAAGAGCTTAATCGCATCGTCAATATGTGGCTCGACTTTGCCGAAGACCAAGCACTGCGTCGCAAACAGGTATTCTTAAAGGACTGGGCCGATAAGCTTGACCAGTTTTTAAGTTTTAATGATCGGGACGTACTAAGCGGAGCTGGAAAAATCTCCAAGAAAGACGCTGATGATAAAGCGAAATTGGAGTTTGACCTCTTTGCCCAGCAGCGCCGTCGTTTAAAAGAAGCCGAAGGCGCGCGGGCTAATATTGCAGCACTCAAGGCCATACTCAAAAAAGATAAATAGCCGATATAGTGCAGCCCTGATCTCTAATGAGTTGAGGGCTGTGTTGTAAGATCATAACTATAAAGGATTATCCATCTTAAAATCGTCGATATCGCCTGTCATTTTGAATAGATTGGTGTCATTCCAACGGCACAGTTGTCTAACCCGCATTAGATTTGAGTTGGCGCTGCGGATTATTGAGAAAGCATCTTCAACAGCAGTAATCACCGGTTTTTCCCAATCTTGTGCTCGGGTAAAGGTGCTTTGTGGATAGCGATAATTGCCCTCACGGGGGAGGTAATGGCTGATCACCTGGTATTTGTCAGAATTCTTTTTAGGCTTAAACTCATTATAAACCCAGAAAATTTCCAATTTCATCTCTCGCAGCCTAACACGGCAACCAAAGTGGCCAGGATACCCAGGTGAGTCTTTCCCTCTATGGTCTCGATTGTGCTTCCAATAGAGATCGGCTATTCGCTGGGCTATGTAGTAGTAGCGCAGTTGCTCTATTTCGGTCGATTTATGGGTGTAGTGTAGATATTGCTCTGACACTGATAATGAAAAAAGCATAGCATCGTCTTTATTAACGTTTGTGCTATTGGCAATAAAGGTTTCCCAAATATTAATTTGTGTTTCTAGTGCTTTAAATGATTTTGATAAGGCTTTTATGTACTCAGATTGCGGTTGATTTCCCCCATTTAATGCTGCACCAAATGCAACAATTTGTTGTTCTAAAAATGAATAATTTTTGGTCATGACATAATCCTTTGCGTTGTGAATACAGAGTCAGTCTATTGTCCTGTGACCTAATTCATCGCCTGTCTTCGTACCTTTTTTGGGCGCATAGGTCTTTTGTTGTTATGTCTTGGCCAAAAAGACCTAACCAATTCCTATCCAGATAATTATCTAATGGGGGACCTTGGACGATTCATTCCATACAAGCTTTATCGTCAATAAAAGACCTTAGCTAAATGATTCCATTTTTAATGGGGGACATGGCTTTAAGAGGTGTAAATCGACAGGTCTCTAAACTTTCACATGTGAAAGTTTTTCTCTGGGTATTCACTGGCGCACAAATTGATACGGTAATGTCGAGCAACTCATTGTTGGCTAGGCTTTTCGTTCTCACAAGGCTGTTTTTAATCTATATATTGAATAAATATCATTAAATATCAGCGTCTTGAAATTTATTATTGAAGTTCCAAAAAAGGGCAGTTCCAGCGGTCTGCTTCATAACTGATTTTTAGGATGATGCTGCATGAAAGTTCAATAATTTTCAGGAGGCATTATGAATCAAGTTACATCCACCACTGACGAAAGACTACTCACATATCGAGAGGTGTGTTCTCTAACTCAAATATCACCTGCAACACTGCGACGTTATGTCCAAAGTGGAAAATTTCCTTCACCAATAAAACTCAATGCTCATGGCCGATCAGTCCGTTTCCGACACAGCGAGGTATTGGCTTGGATGCAATGTTTGTAGGTGGAAAAATGCAGCTTGAACTACGTAATAATGGTTTATTCCGCATACAGGATGGTGAAGAACGGAAAATTTCCGATCCAATTTGCGTTCTTTTTAGAGTGCGTAGTGATGACCGAATTCGGAGTAGTGGCGTGTTGTGCGAGTGGCTCAATCTGGATGGCTGTTCTGTCCAGGAGGTATTTTTGATGAAGATATTGAATGGTAGCCAGTCTATGTTAATTCGAGAGCGGTTATTAGACAGCGGTTTTTGGATAGAAACTGGCATCGATACGTGGAAACTGATTCAACAATATTTAGTTCAAGAATCGCGCAAAGCGAGTACTGCAACCATAGTGGAAAGGGCTGGTTGGCATCGTGAGGTATTTGTTACGCCCAGTTGGATTTCTGGTAGGAGTGATGAACCGTATCTATATCTATCTCCGCGTGTTGCCCCAAATTTTCAGCAAAAAGGATCTTTGGACGATTGGCGACAAGAAGTCGGGCGTTTTTGTCGTGGTAACCCATATTTAATTTTCGCTATTGGCTGTGCCCTTGCAGGACCACTGTTAAAACCCGCCGGTTTGGAGAATGGCGGTATTCATATTGTTTCCAATTCTGCTGATGGTAAAACCGCACTTCTCCAAGTGTGTGCAAGTGTCTGTGGTGGTTCTGACTTCATGAAAAGTTGGAGTGGCACTGCCAATGGTATTGCTGCTGTCGCAAGTGAACATCACGACCTAGTTTTACCGCTTGATGAAATTGGCATGGTCAAAGCGGAAGATATCGATACCTGTTTGTATCAAATTTTTAATGGTGCTGGGAAATTGCGGGCAGATAAAACCGGCAAGCTTGCTGAATCTGAGCATTGGCGTGTGCTGGTATTAAGTTCAGGTGAAAAGTGGCTCTCAGAGATATTTGAAAGTTTGGGTCGTAGCCCGATGGCCGGGCAAGAAGTTCGTTTGATTGAACTTCCGGTAATTGGTCAGCATGGGGTGCTGAATGATCTTCACAGCTTTTCCACACCTCAAAAGGCCATTGATCATCTGAAGTCTGCAAGTGCGAGAACGTACGGATCATTGCTGAGATCATTCATCGAATTGATCACGACTGATGTAGTGGATCTTAATCAATACGTGCCAAAGGAATTACAGCGCATTGTTGATAGCTGGCTACTGCCGGATTCATCCTCACAGGTGCAGCGAGTCACCCGGCGTTTTGCGCTGATTTTAGTGGCCTTGCAGCTTGCCTCTCGTAACTTTCTGGTTAATTGGAGTGAGGACGAATCAGAGCAAGCAGTGCACAGCTTATATCGGGTTTGGTTGGGAAGTCGCGGTCATTTAATGAATCTTGAGGAATATAGCTTACTACAAAAGATTGGCGGTGTTCTCGCTAAGTGGGACAAACGACTTGCTAAAGAAGGCGATGTATATAGGCCAACAAGCATAGGATATCGACGGTTTATCGATGGTGAGGAGCTTTGGCTCATCCACAAAGATGAATTTTTGAAAGGCTTAAATTTGCCAACTCATTATATGCGTGATGTTGAGCTGCTCTTCCGCCGTCAATGTCTTGAAAGTAATGAACGTAGCCGTGGTACCTATAAGCTAAAGATGAGCGGTCGCTACTATCGTTTTTTTGCCCTTTGGCCTGACAGGGTGAGGCAAGCAATGCTGAAGATGGAGCAAGTCGATGATGAATAATTCAAATATCCCACTTTCCCACTTTTCCCTGTTTGATTCTGAGGTAGGAGTATCAACATGACTGAAAAAGAGATGCTTCAGCGCATGCTGATGGATATGTCGCTGCTTAAAAAACTGATTACCGATCATATTAAAAACGAGCAACGTCCTGACACGACAAAGGAAATCCTCACCGTCGAGGAATGCGCTGAGCTGACGGGGTTAAAGAAGAGCACTTTGTACCGGTTGACTCACGAACGCAAGATCCCATTTTTCAAACCTAATGGCAATCGGGTGTTCTTCAGGCGAGCAGATATCTTGGCTTGGTTGCAGAGTAATCGTGTGGCTTCTTCTAATGAGATTGATAAAGCCGCTGCTGATCATCTAGTGGCTAACCGAAAATTGTATGGCCGGAGATATTAGGTTGTGGATTAACGTTATGAAAATAAAAAGGAATGATTAGATACGTTACATGTCACATTTTTAACTGTGACATGTAACGGTTACTCGTCGAATTGACAGCTCAGGCTTGGGTTAATTTCCACGAGAAAATCACATGTGATAAGAACGGCTGCAAAAACTAACGAATCTTATGTGGTTGATGGAGGGCACTGTCGAGGTGCCCTTTTGTTTATAAAGATGTCGTCGTTTGGTTGTAATAATGCTCTTAGTCTGATGACTCATCGAAGATATCTGGAAAGGTCCGCATGGCCTCTGTGCGGCGGGTTTCCAGAATGTCTGCGTAAATTTCTGTCGTTCTGAGTTCGCTGTGGCCAAGTAATCTGGAAAGGGAATAGATGTCCAGGCCTCGGGCCAGTTGGTTTACTGCAAAGGTGTGGCGGCCTGCATGAAAGGTCACGTGTTTGGTGATCCCGGCACGTATAGCCCACTGCACTAGCGCGACGTTGCTATAGCTGTCGTAACGTAAGCCCTTAAAAACCCGTTCTGTCGGTTTTCCCCTGTTTTCCAAGTTGAGCAAACGCACTGCTGAATCCGGTAAGTCGAGATATTGCAGGCCATTGCCCGAGTTTTTGATCTTTATCTGGGAAAAGATGATTCGGTAGTGCCCTTGAGCAAACAGTTCAATTTCACTCCATACCAGTTTATGTATGTCTGACCAGCGTAGACCAGTAGTGCAGGAAAACAGAAATGCTCTTCGTAGCACATCGTAACGGCATTCTGCCTTAGTAAGGGCCTTTACCTCATCCAGAGTGAGATAAGTGCGCTGAGTCCTCTCTGCTTTGATGGATTTGACTTGTTCAACAGGGTTATCTCTGATGATTCGGTCTCGTTGTGCTTGGTTGAGTGCTGCCCGAATTTTATTGAAGTAGCTACAGGCGGTATTCCTAGAGAGGCCGGTATCTGATTTTGTCATTGCCTCATGCTGTAGGTAATGGCGGAACCCTTCCAAAAAGTATTTATCTACCTGTTCAAAAGTGAGTTCTGCGTGGCCGTGGTATCGGTGGAGATGGATGCCCGCTGAAACCCAAATTGAGTAATTGGATTTACTACAGGATGCTTTACTTGCTGTTGCTTGATCGAAGTAGTCAAAGAAGCTGGCATTGAGTTTAGTGCGATCATCTAAGCCGTGTTTGGCTGATTCCATTTCCAGTAGACGCTTGGCACGAATCGCTTCGGCTTTTTGCAATGTGGTTTTGTTGTGCTCGCGCTCAACTACGTTTTTGGGCTTGGCGTAGAGGAACAGATTTAACGTCTCGTATGAGCGTTTTTGAGCTCTTGAGCCGTCTTCCGAGGTCTTTGATCCATAATAGTAAACAAGCCTGATAGCTCGCAGGCCATTTTTATCTGGATCTCGTTTATGTATGCTGATTTTCATAGGTTTTTCTCATCTTGTGCGCCATATGTGCGCCAGAATTTATCTGTGGCGCACACGTGGCGCAAGAATCGACAAAACCCTTCAAATCACTTCC harbors:
- a CDS encoding restriction endonuclease subunit S — encoded protein: MEQVLYKLPDGWEWKRIEEVFTITSGKNLTKKDMADEGKFSVYGGNGIAGRYNDFNLSGSNIIIGRVGALCGNVRLVNGDIWVTDNAFFIKEYKVDILKEYLAQVLSALNLGETANKAAQPVISYKGIKDLVIPYPPLDEQKRIVEKLDALLNRIDTAIEHLQESVTLADALSKNGLSEIFESLKDRYEVVPLSSVVKINSGIALPKLFKNGFSDGDIPFFKVAQMNNHHETMVAPEITFNETVAKEHKIKLFPKGSTLIPKRGGAILTNKKRMLLEDASYDSNIMGLKADESKISDEYLFAFMRTIDLANFVDASTIPQVNNKHIDQMQIPLASIEEQADVVSRVNLLVKKVETMNSEIQRQLDDLQALKSSILDSAFKGEL
- a CDS encoding virulence RhuM family protein, whose product is MTDNIPQAPHGEFVLFTSADGQTRVECRFESDTLWLSQAAMAELYDKDVRTINEHLINIYNEGELVQNATIRKFRIVRLEGTRQVSREIDHYNLDAILSVGYRVRSQRGTQFRQWATQVLKEYLIKGFAMDDERLKNPPVGHSAVPDYFDEMLERIRDIRASERRVYLRVKEIFTMAADYEPSNQETNRFFQTIQNKLHYACTHMTAAELIASRVDASKPDMGLTSYKSDEVRKTDVTVAKNYLREDEIKELNRIVNMWLDFAEDQALRRKQVFLKDWADKLDQFLSFNDRDVLSGAGKISKKDADDKAKLEFDLFAQQRRRLKEAEGARANIAALKAILKKDK
- the mobI gene encoding conjugative transfer protein MobI(A/C), producing MTKNYSFLEQQIVAFGAALNGGNQPQSEYIKALSKSFKALETQINIWETFIANSTNVNKDDAMLFSLSVSEQYLHYTHKSTEIEQLRYYYIAQRIADLYWKHNRDHRGKDSPGYPGHFGCRVRLREMKLEIFWVYNEFKPKKNSDKYQVISHYLPREGNYRYPQSTFTRAQDWEKPVITAVEDAFSIIRSANSNLMRVRQLCRWNDTNLFKMTGDIDDFKMDNPL
- a CDS encoding helix-turn-helix transcriptional regulator, which encodes MNQVTSTTDERLLTYREVCSLTQISPATLRRYVQSGKFPSPIKLNAHGRSVRFRHSEVLAWMQCL
- a CDS encoding DUF927 domain-containing protein, which produces MFVGGKMQLELRNNGLFRIQDGEERKISDPICVLFRVRSDDRIRSSGVLCEWLNLDGCSVQEVFLMKILNGSQSMLIRERLLDSGFWIETGIDTWKLIQQYLVQESRKASTATIVERAGWHREVFVTPSWISGRSDEPYLYLSPRVAPNFQQKGSLDDWRQEVGRFCRGNPYLIFAIGCALAGPLLKPAGLENGGIHIVSNSADGKTALLQVCASVCGGSDFMKSWSGTANGIAAVASEHHDLVLPLDEIGMVKAEDIDTCLYQIFNGAGKLRADKTGKLAESEHWRVLVLSSGEKWLSEIFESLGRSPMAGQEVRLIELPVIGQHGVLNDLHSFSTPQKAIDHLKSASARTYGSLLRSFIELITTDVVDLNQYVPKELQRIVDSWLLPDSSSQVQRVTRRFALILVALQLASRNFLVNWSEDESEQAVHSLYRVWLGSRGHLMNLEEYSLLQKIGGVLAKWDKRLAKEGDVYRPTSIGYRRFIDGEELWLIHKDEFLKGLNLPTHYMRDVELLFRRQCLESNERSRGTYKLKMSGRYYRFFALWPDRVRQAMLKMEQVDDE
- a CDS encoding helix-turn-helix transcriptional regulator, giving the protein MTEKEMLQRMLMDMSLLKKLITDHIKNEQRPDTTKEILTVEECAELTGLKKSTLYRLTHERKIPFFKPNGNRVFFRRADILAWLQSNRVASSNEIDKAAADHLVANRKLYGRRY
- a CDS encoding site-specific integrase — translated: MKISIHKRDPDKNGLRAIRLVYYYGSKTSEDGSRAQKRSYETLNLFLYAKPKNVVEREHNKTTLQKAEAIRAKRLLEMESAKHGLDDRTKLNASFFDYFDQATASKASCSKSNYSIWVSAGIHLHRYHGHAELTFEQVDKYFLEGFRHYLQHEAMTKSDTGLSRNTACSYFNKIRAALNQAQRDRIIRDNPVEQVKSIKAERTQRTYLTLDEVKALTKAECRYDVLRRAFLFSCTTGLRWSDIHKLVWSEIELFAQGHYRIIFSQIKIKNSGNGLQYLDLPDSAVRLLNLENRGKPTERVFKGLRYDSYSNVALVQWAIRAGITKHVTFHAGRHTFAVNQLARGLDIYSLSRLLGHSELRTTEIYADILETRRTEAMRTFPDIFDESSD